The DNA window TATACTTTTGTGATACCAATCAAGAAACAACTTTGTAATGCCGTTTTATCATAATTTGAGagcttttaatttatttttatcagTGGTGAGACTCTGTGGCAGGTTAATGTATGAATTATCATTCCATAGTTGATGTATGAGTTGTTTTAGTATATTGTCAACTAAGCCTCTGTGGTTTTTATGTTTTGTTGTGCAATAATTTTCTTCGTTCCAGTTCTGCCTGTGAGCCAAAATCGAAAAGTCTAGTACAAATCGTAAATGAACTAGAACCAACTTATAATCCCGTTTACGATTCTACGAATCAAGAAATTGGAATCGTGTGGAGAGAATTATGGTATTATTTGTTCCTATTGGTACTGCTCAATTAGTTCATTCTCGATGGGGCGCGTACCATTTTTCAATCATTCTCCAACTTTACTTGTTTGCGTCAAGTCCTTGTTTCAACAGCTTTGGCATTTTTAATTCCTTGTTTTAATTGTTAGAATCGACATACAACAATTCCAGGTGTTTTATGAAATAAAGTTTGACAACTGTAAGCTTGGTTTGTTGGATAAGACAAGTGAGATTTGTAATAAAAGGTACATGCATCTTGGATACGCATGTAATAAGAGCATGTACGATGATAGATAGATAGATGAAACCAGGTTATCAAGCGAGTGCTTCATCGGCCATTCCAGTTCCTAGCCCTCCAAGGGGCGTGGATTTGTTTCCGCGTGCGATGGTGGACCGCATGTGCAGCTCTCCTAGCGGTGAAGTGTAcctgtattttttaaaattaaaagttaaatcaacaaccattaaaaaataataaaaatctacgctatattattaaatatgagACACCTAGAGTAACAAACTTTTGGTACCATTGTCtgctttaataattatatatataaataaggtgttaaaatttttaagCAACTTTCACGTGGCTTAGCTGATAAAGTTTTTATTTTCTAAGCATCAAGTTGTAGGTTCAATTCCTACTAaggtcttttttcttttctttttcttatttattttttaattcatatatcaaattGCAGTGTAGTAtctcattattttttataattacattttgattctcatttaatattaaatcaaataaattataaaaaatattatacaaacaCTCAATGCGTACATCGTTGTACATTAGTAGAAAGAATTGCTATGATGATATGGTCGTTGCATATGGCCAGGATCAATTCCGATCTTTAAAagtaaaaaatcaaaattttaaaaaccataaaaaaaattcgaaataaTGGAACAAAATaaactgaaatttttttttgaaaaaaaaatctaacTATAGTCCTATAAATTGACCTCATTACACATTCAAAAAATCAGTCAGTAATTTATTGAGTTCGtgttaattatatttaattatttgtaattttttaattatacatGCAAGTTTTTTCAATTTCAATTTGTTATAATTATGTGcacttttattaaatttttaaataaaaaattaaccgaacaaaataaaaaaaaattaatatttcaacATACATCTCACACTGTGTATGGACATGAGATGAAGTCAAAACGCTCACACCAACACGAGATTTCTCCAATTTCATCTCACCGGTGTACATGCTCTAAGAGgtttaagaaaataaaagataaaaaatattataaatttaaaattattatattaataaagtaattaaatcaaaataattttgaagCTACAAACAATATATTCTTTTTcatgaatttaattttttaaaaaataaaaatgtataaaaatttagtttcatattatatatatattatttattttattgaatgCAAGTAAAATACAATTTATTTGCACAGACGATTTGTtgtattttgaaaaaatatattgaatgtaaaaaaatgacatttagctaaaaaatcaattataaaatttgaacagAAAACAATGTTTGAAGAGTCGAAATCAAGTGCCAAATCTTTgtccttaaaaaaaaaaaaaagcacatAGAGCCAACAAAACAAAAGGGATCCCAAGTCTCTGCTTTTAAATTGAACTGTTCGTCTAGTTTTTCACGTGGACGGTACTCAAAAGAAATTCCCATCCAGTTAATTGAAGTCGAGATCTGCCAAGATTCCTAACTTGTTGTCGGGGACCTGGACAACTGGGTGTCCTCGTATCAAACATTGGATAATTGGGATAATGGGATGGGATTATCACATGCACCAAACGGTATCGTTGTTCTTAGTTAACGAGGGATTTGTTCATGCCATCCTATGGTTAGTACCCAACCATTAATCCATGTAGTTCAATGTGTTGTTGGCCTATGTGAAAAAATAAACATGATCCCCTTGTAGTCTTTGAATTAAGGGCTTAGCAGGACGAGCCAAAATATAGAGGTCGGAGGACACACAATTTTTTTGTGGAGGACAAGAATAAATCTTTAaggagaaaataaaaaaaaatatataattatttttagatTCGTAGCCAAATCTGATCAACAGCTGTCGAACTcctattgcactacatgaaacAATTCTCAAAGAGCAGTTCTTGATTTGACTATTAACAAAAATTTGGAACATGAAAGCACTATTTATTTAAACATTGCAATCAAATTTGGCAAGTAATTATGACACATGCATGCGGTGAGTCTGTGAAGACGTTAGAGCCAACTTcaagtgtgtgtgtatatatatatatatatatatatatatatatatattgtggaAGAGTGAGACTCAAATATGATATAATAAAGATGGAACATGTGGAGGGTGTAGTGATCGTTGGCGCTGGAATTGCTGGCTTGGCAACAGCCTTGGGGCTTCACAGGTATCTTTaacatttattcaaaaaatTAGGAATAGAGTACTAGCCTCTAGAAAAATTCGGAGTTTAActtctcaacataatatatcgCCTTTATTTACTATATTTAACCAAACCAAAAACAATAGAGAACAAATGTAGTTCGATCTGtcacataaaaaaaacattgtCCAAGATCaacaattttataataataataatatatatttgtttCACTGTTCACAGGTTGGGAATCCGGAGTTTGGTGTTGGAATCAGCAGACTCCTTGAGAACGACAGGATACTTTATTGGAACATGGCCAAATGCTTGGAAAGCAATAGATGCACTTGGTGGCATTGGGCAGATCCTTCGTGCAAAACACACACAGCTTACTGGGTCTAACCGAGTGTTAATTTTCCAAACTGGCTCACATTGTTTGCCTTGTTGGTTTCTGAAGAATCGTTCGTTTCCTTCTTGTGCAGCATCACGGCTACATCTTTAATTTCTGGTGATATCACTGCAGACATGCCTATTAACCCCGCAGAGTCAGAGTAAATACTAATGGCTTTCTGGTCAAATGATTATCTTTTAAAACCATCAATCAGGTCAGAGTGTGATCTTGGTTGCAAGATTTGTTCTGTTCATATTAATGGTAGTGATATGCAGGGGTGACTCGTACGTGGTTAATAGAAAGACGCTGCTAGAAACACTAGAAAATGAACTTCCAAGGGGAACAATTAAGTATTCCTCCAAAGTGGTTCAAATTCAAGATTCATATGGCTTCAAGTCTTTACATCTAGCTGATGGAACCATTCTAAAAGCCAAGGTAGGATCCATATTAGTTTTCATTCTTGGGGGACGACAAAAATGTTACTACTATCTGAGaatgaaataaaatactaaaatgtGTTATTTGTGTAAGTAGGTGTTGATTGGGTGTGATGGAGTGAACTCTATCGTGGCAAAATATCTAGGCCTCAGTGAAGCTTCTTCTGCAGGCCGATCAGTGGTTAGGAGCATCGTAGAATTCAAGAACGGTCATGGATGGGAACCTAAGCTTCTGCTATTTTTCGGAAAGGGTGTCAAATTTGGTGTCATACCGTGTGATGATCACATCATTTACTGGTTTTACTCCTTTCGTCTCCCTCAAGGTGTAATATGTATACAAATGTTCTTTCAAacgaaaatttattttgaagttaataAACCTTGAAAGCAATTTCTTTTGTTTCTTGTTAGTTTTCTGAAATTATACTTTCCAAAATATATGGTGCAGACAAAGAAATAGTGAAGGATCGACTGAAGCTGAAACAacatatcatgaactctcttggaaaagttcctgATAAGATCAGAAGCTTGATTGAAGAAACTGATgcaaaaaatctaaaatatgCCCCCATAAGATTTAGACATCCTTGGAATATGCTGTGGGGAAACATAAGCAAACAAAATGTTTGTGTTACCGGTGATGCGTTTCATCCTATGACACCTGATTTAGCCCAAGGGGGTTGTTCGGCACTTGAAGACAGTATCGTTTTGGCCAGGGTTCTAGCCGCCGCCTTGAGAGGAGCACCGCGAGAGAATGAGCAGCAAAGAATCCGAAAAGGGTTGGAAAATTATTCCAAGGAGAGGAGATGGAGAAGCATTGATCTTGTTTGGTCAGCATATATGTCAGGTTCAATACACATGTGGGATGGGGCTGTgttgaattttatcagagaCCGTGTATTGGCTAAGTTCTTGAGTGGCCTTTTCCTTAAGAAGGCTGCTTTTGATTGTGGCAAACTTACTTAATTAAGGACCACATCTTCACATCCACTTCCCAAACCAACTCATAAGCTCAAAAACAAAGCAATACACAACTTTATCAAACATCAAATGAAGATAAAGCAAAAATATACCGATTATAAAAACTTGAAAAAAATAGAGTGAAGGAGGTAAACTTTCCGAAAATTACCTTTGTATTTATGTCCCACAAGCATATTTGGGCATCGTCAGAACCACCCAGTAAATGACCATGTTTGAACTGGCTCCATGATAAACCATACCCTTCGATATTGTGGCCCCTCATCCTCAAATCAGGGTCGCATGTACCATCCAAAAGAGGCTTGGATGGATGTTTGATGTTAATTAAAGTAATGGTTCTGTCAAAAAATGAAGAATAATGTATAAAGAATAATGCAATTTGCTGCTTGTGTTGTGTTCTTTTCTAGTTCTAGAAGAGTGATCGTATTCATGTACTATTACTGTTCTCCCATAGTAATTTGGGCTTAATTAATATTGATTTGTAACCATAATATTCATTAACTCTCAAATCAACCGCTTGCTAGGAAGAAtctgtttttaaaaaatcacgAGTTTCATAGGACTCGGTGCTATTAACTTGTTTTATAGGCGAAATGGCTTTATCTATTGAACCAAGTTCCGATTGAAGTTTCAGAGTCTTTGCTTAATCTGATTTGAGGCACCTACCACTCAAATTGGCTAATGGTCTTGACCGAGTTCCATCTATGCTCTTTCAGTGCTGAAATGCCGGACATTCCAGCAGAATTTAGGCTCCACCACTTGTGTAGAGTTGTTTGTCTCAGTTCATATGTTACTTCCAGCTCTACCATGGATTTTCTCACAATAAAtaactttattttatttaaatactcAACTTTAGTTGTTACTGGGATTATTTACAAGTATTTCCAACAAAATCTATAGGGCAAGAATTCGAGCCTAGCATGAGCAAATTGGACGAAAAGATAAAGAAGAACACCTTTCGGTTGGTGCATCCAAATCCACCATATTCAGAGTGGTCATCATCGTAAAGTCGAGCATCATTCTCCGCATCCTCGAGGGGAAGCTGAACCTGCACAAGCATCAGATAATTGGGCTCGTTTTCCAACGTATGGGTTCCCAGAATCATTTTTTGCACGGAATAATCCTTGCCCGGTGGCTCCTCCCTGTCGGGCAACCAATCGACGGTGAGCAAGGGTCCAGCGCATGGGTGATGACCAAATCATACAAAAATGGAGTGTTTTTCTTCCAAATCTTGTACTTCTCGTTTATCAAATGCTCCTCCACTTCTCCCCGCATCTCATCCTCATCCTTGCCCATTATTCACTCAATTTGTCAGCAAGATTCGAAAGGCGGGTGAAATTGTGCAGGATTTGGGAAATGTACTAGGGCTTTTGGTGCGAAGGAGAGGGGATTGCGGTCTttggaaatattttttaaaaaaaaattaaaagaaaaaggcCAAAACAACGGTTTGTGTAGGGATGTCACCCAGACCCGCAATGGACCCGCATATATGGGATAAGTTTGGGCATACTAAATGGATCATGAGGTGGGTCTCGGGTCTAATTTTTCAGACTCGTCCGGATATGGGACGGGTCATGGGTTCTATAATACCcgcctcacacacacacacacacacacacatatatatatatatatatatatatatatatatatatatatatatattctaaggttttaattttattaatttcatttttttagtagATCACCTCAACTATAACGATCTTAGCTATTCCTATGTCAACTTTTTCATTTGAATATGCTTTTAacaataatgaaataatagttgGTCCTCATCTTATTAGACTTAAATATTGCCTACTTACTAATTTTATATTGATctgtttaaattatgttatgactTATTTTTGGAGATCTCAAGATTTTTTTAAAGAGCTAGTAACtctttttttatgaaattttttatgtcgtgaaaatactttgtttgttattattaaatGTGGTTGAAAACATGAATTAATATTTTTCCACAATTTTGTATTTAGAGGTTTGTTTGTTTCATAATTTAGTCATGTGAGaagaaatattacttttttatttttaaaaaattcgggTTTCATGGGTCTCACGGGTCTACCCGGCTCCGTTTCGTATTCGAAGTGGGATAGGTCGGAAGAATATTTAATCGGAGTGGGGTGGGTAATGGGTCAAAGTTTTTTTCATGGGAAGGGTTTTGGGTTTAGCCAAACCCGCCCCATACCCGTCCCATTGACATCTCTAGGTTTGTGGTCtttggaaattaatttttttaaaaaaaattaattaacaacGGTTTGAAAAATTAAAAGTGAAAGGCCAAAACAACGGTTTCTGGTCTTtggaaattattttttaaaaagaaattaataaacaaCGGTTTgtctttattaaaaaaaattgccaATGAAAACCGTTctctttgattttaaaaaagaCGCTACAATAGTTTTGTGGGGACTGGTTTTTTCTGCTTTAATtcctttttttccttttaattaAGTTTTTTTGATGGTTTTTATAACGCTTTTAATTAAGTTTTTTTGATGGTTTTTTATAACGTTTTTTTCTATGAGGATCTTGATGGATTAAGAGATAATTTAAGagaaataaattaaaatcatggttcattttttttacttcactaaatataaattttaatttttttttactttttactttACCAAAACTACTATGTCGAAATAAAATGTTACAAAAAATTAGAAGTGAAGCccgtttttttaaaattctgaaataaaaaataatgttttacttCGTCGGTGTTATTAACGAAGTTGGTTGGTATATAATACTTCATACTTAATAATTGCCGAAGTAACTAGTGGCGaagtaaaaacaaaaaattctaCGAGTGACAGTGTTTGATAAAAATTGTCTTTCTTTGAAATTATGTAACCAATAAACATCCTCAGGAAATTATGATGTCTTGTTTTGATTGTTAAAAGTTCGAGTATTTACCATGTCAGTAAACAAACAATAAACAAACAATAAATATTGACAACAAGCTTAGAACTTGTGTTTTATATCTCATGAAAAATGATATAGCTCATCTAATATACTATTGGTCATCGACTTCCACTATTTTGTatagaataataataaaataatttaaggtGAAAATGAACTACTTCGAAGAAAGTATAATGAAAATACAATTTAGATACAatcataatatataataaataaaaaaatattttttaattttttaatccaTAACTTTTAAATAGAATTATAATTTTGACCAAATATGGAGTAAATTTTAGGTATCAAAAGTGTTAATAAAATATTGTAAACTAAAAAATTGTAGTAAAATTTAAAGATGATAAATAAGTCATATTCGTAACGTAAATCtatctctttcattatatttttatcgttatataattaatccaaacttataatattttttacatgatttttgaaaataatatatataatgatCCAGTCTTAGTTATGGATAAAGTATCAGTTTAAACATGATTATGGTGTTAATTATTGAACAAATTGGAGTAATGATTCAGCAGCTTGTTCGAAACCACCGAAGTTGAGATCGGAACTTCAGAAGATTTCGGAACTGTCGATGCTCAGTTCGGAACTTCCGGCCAGATCGGAGCTTCCCAAAGCACGTGTCCAATGAGGTGTCAAGATGACCATGACACAGTTGCATGGCCTGTTCGGAGCTTCCGATCCAAACCTGAGTTCGGAGAGACAACTTGGATTTCTAATTTTCACACCATTTAACTGTTCTCTCTTGATTCTTGAGGCTTTTGAAGCATTTCTCGTCATTTTCTCCGGTCCGAGGAAGTTACAAAGTGCTTCCAGAAGTAGTGGCAGCGTCTGGAGTGATTGGCGAAACAATCTTCCCCAAAAGGCTAATGACGGACGAGGGTATAGCTCTGCAGCTTTTGTTGGGGTTTGTTTATAGCAGTTGGAGTATGATCTTAATAGTACTAGTGTGGATTATGTTGTCTAGTACCTGAGCTTAGGATTCATAAACCAGTATATAGAGGTACGTAATATACTGATTGAGATGACTGGTATATAAGGTTATATGTGCATTTTACTTGacattatatgcatgtttatgtcATGATATTATGTTGTATTGCATTATCACACTGGGTCAGTATCCTTTGAAATAGCTTGTTGTGTGGTGTCGCTCAGCCTTTTTCTTTGTGGACAGATGGGTATTGAGACTAACAATGGCCGGTGGGTCGAGAGAGATCCGGTGACCTAGGACATTCTAGGTCCACATCTTGATGATTAGTGTGATAGTTACAACTTATGTTAGCGGCTACACATCATGTCGCTTAGACTTAGAATCAGCATGAAATCTCAGACTTGATCTTAGATTATTATTAGTTCATGATTCACGTATTGCATATAAGTTTGCATACTCTTGCTTTACATACTGGACGATTTGTCGCTCAAATCCTTATTTacatcttggacaccccattccacAAGACAGATCTCAGACTGGATGGACAAGACAGACATGACAGTAGCTAGGAGACCCAGTTGTCCATAGAGGAGGTTTATTTTCAGTTGTTATTTGGCTTTATGGATTATACGATATGCTTGTATAAGATCTATTCCAGTTCAATGGGATTATATTATTAGAGTAGGTACCCGGTAAGCCAACTTGTGGCTAGggttttattgactctaatgtacaataatatttattttaataatattttatgattaatcatattatgacatttacttatctgtatacacatgtaagctgcatagataaagtccttaaaTATACAATAAGTACCACGAGGTCTGCCTttcaacgtaagatcatgaaactcattaggaagtgtactgtatattctaaatcggttcctagttgattcagccgcctaaaacaagaataaaggtcgctcgagctcgagactagcatctgtgatgaaAACGCCATATTTCATTGACAAAGGCATTGAGAGGTCCATTCATACAGATGAGTGATCATAatatgatgcactgaacaaccatcTCTCgcactttccaagtggttattaCTTATCGAGTAGAATAGTCCAcgattatggttgtacaccattagtcctttgacccggaACAATATGGAGGCTCTACGTATTAGCATGCACTTTGACTCGTTTATTGATTCCACTGAGGGTCATAAGGTGGCGAGGTTGAGTGTAGTTTCAAAATACGTATGAGCCAATATATTGTAGTtgaggattcaccgctcacaTACGGaagaagatatcctatgtgatctgataagttaatagtgcaagaagTTTATGGCCAGAGCAATAAATGTGTTTTAGGGAAGGTGGTTCTCTAGTTGCACATCCGATGCCAttattattactcaaagatacatcacattgttatcgaattaattagcaactctcgatataccaatggttgcagattaaATCATGATATACTTGGTTGAAGGGACCATATTGTACATTAACCATAACATAAGGTTCTTTCAGGTACTATCAGTTATACCTAGGAGGtaatggggcgatgctactagacgctatTACCGTGATCCGATAAATGCAATCAGAATTgggttctgacattcttgatcaaggggtCGATGAAAATGTTAAATCAGTGGCTGAGATTTCATCTTGGCAAGAAGGAATAAGAGGGAATATACTAGATATAGCAGTTATGAGATATTAGTTGTATATAAAAAGTCTTCTCTTCAATCATTGAAGGAAACCAACTGTATTCCTGCATCTCCTTTGTGAAATAAGATTTACGCATTTTCTTCTACAATTCTTCTTCTCAATTCTCTCACGTAGCACACACAAGAGAACAAGAGTTCTTCCAGTGAACTCCATTGAATCACGCCTCAACGTTAATAACAagaattggtatcagagctccaGGTCAGTTCCGGCGTGTTCTTCATTAGGAATGGGATCTGCGAAGTATGAAATTGAGAAGTTCACGGGAAAGAATGACTTCGGCCTATGGC is part of the Primulina eburnea isolate SZY01 chromosome 1, ASM2296580v1, whole genome shotgun sequence genome and encodes:
- the LOC140827069 gene encoding monooxygenase 2-like isoform X2; this translates as MEHVEGVVIVGAGIAGLATALGLHRLGIRSLVLESADSLRTTGYFIGTWPNAWKAIDALGGIGQILRAKHTQLTGITATSLISGDITADMPINPAESEGDSYVVNRKTLLETLENELPRGTIKYSSKVVQIQDSYGFKSLHLADGTILKAKVLIGCDGVNSIVAKYLGLSEASSAGRSVVRSIVEFKNGHGWEPKLLLFFGKGVKFGVIPCDDHIIYWFYSFRLPQDKEIVKDRLKLKQHIMNSLGKVPDKIRSLIEETDAKNLKYAPIRFRHPWNMLWGNISKQNVCVTGDAFHPMTPDLAQGGCSALEDSIVLARVLAAALRGAPRENEQQRIRKGLENYSKERRWRSIDLVWSAYMSGSIHMWDGAVLNFIRDRVLAKFLSGLFLKKAAFDCGKLT
- the LOC140827092 gene encoding histone-binding protein MSI1-like encodes the protein MRRMMLDFTMMTTLNMVDLDAPTERTITLINIKHPSKPLLDGTCDPDLRMRGHNIEGYGLSWSQFKHGHLLGGSDDAQICLWDINTKACLQ
- the LOC140827069 gene encoding monooxygenase 2-like isoform X1, yielding MEHVEGVVIVGAGIAGLATALGLHRLGIRSLVLESADSLRTTGYFIGTWPNAWKAIDALGGIGQILRAKHTQLTGITATSLISGDITADMPINPAESEFVLFILMVVICRGDSYVVNRKTLLETLENELPRGTIKYSSKVVQIQDSYGFKSLHLADGTILKAKVLIGCDGVNSIVAKYLGLSEASSAGRSVVRSIVEFKNGHGWEPKLLLFFGKGVKFGVIPCDDHIIYWFYSFRLPQDKEIVKDRLKLKQHIMNSLGKVPDKIRSLIEETDAKNLKYAPIRFRHPWNMLWGNISKQNVCVTGDAFHPMTPDLAQGGCSALEDSIVLARVLAAALRGAPRENEQQRIRKGLENYSKERRWRSIDLVWSAYMSGSIHMWDGAVLNFIRDRVLAKFLSGLFLKKAAFDCGKLT